One genomic region from Branchiostoma lanceolatum isolate klBraLanc5 chromosome 7, klBraLanc5.hap2, whole genome shotgun sequence encodes:
- the LOC136439398 gene encoding somatostatin receptor type 5-like, whose amino-acid sequence MDSFENDNETDGIFDPFIENPLNNQTNSTNCTTPACEKLILQDLIAYYIIFSLLALAGIVGNALIIAVLREHERARTTAEVYILNMATTDMLMLSMVPVLVTRNIMSYKWIFGDFLCRVYYLIAGLNMFNTVFILTAMSVDRYFCVSRPLRSLDWKTTRTAKIVCALLWVVATVIDLPWVIWADIVPHCDETPMCLYDFPAYNGDDRFWERLSEIGVLFLSFVVPVVMITGTHIGIWWHIRNPAAGLDRTQRSQEKVTRMVFAIVVVFVICWLPKNLAYLAERFDWFEAPTELHIGFEMLLITNSAINPYLYTIFGQHFQRRLMGIFFPAKHRKSLVTRNSHTVILRSKINTPTGDRRRHNSASNQRCLDVEVHVEKKEDHSLSTSAEADAHRRIHIEDTPV is encoded by the exons atgGACAGCTTTGAGAATGATAACGAGACGGATGGGATCTTCGATCCCTTCATTGAAAACCCattaaacaatcaaacaaacagtaCAAACTGTACAACACCGGCTTGTGAAAAACTTATCTTGCAGGACTTGATTGCTTACTACATTATATTTAGCTTGTTAGCTTTGGCGGGAATTGTCGGGAACGCACTGATCATCGCGGTTCTTCGGGAACACGAAAGAGCCCGAACGACGGCCGAAGTTTACATCCTGAACATGGCGACTACGGACATGCTGATGTTGTCGATGGTGCCGGTACTGGTAACCCGAAACATCATGAGCTACAAATGGATCTTCGGGGACTTCTTGTGCCGTGTGTACTATCTCATAGCCGGCTTGAACATGTTTAACACGGTTTTCATTCTAACCGCCATGAGTGTGGACCGATACTTCTGCGTCTCGCGGCCCCTACGTTCCCTTGATTGGAAAACCACCAGAACTGCAAAAATCGTCTGCGCGTTGCTATGGGTCGTCGCCACGGTGATAGACCTACCCTGGGTGATCTGGGCCGACATCGTCCCACATTGTGACGAAACTCCCATGTGCCTCTATGATTTCCCGGCATACAACGGGGACGACCGGTTTTGGGAGCGCCTGTCGGAGATAGGTGTACTCTTTCTGTCGTTTGTGGTTCCGGTTGTCATGATCACCGGAACTCATATTGGAATATGGTGGCACATTCGGAACCCTGCCGCCGGACTGGACCGAACACAGCGGTCGCAGGAGAAGGTGACGAGGATGGTGTTCGCCATCGTGGTCGTGTTCGTCATCTGTTGGCTGCCGAAGAACTTAGCGTACCTCGCCGAGCGATTTGATTGGTTCGAAGCCCCGACCGAACTGCACATCGGGTTTGAAATGCTGCTGATCACCAACAGCGCCATTAACCCTTATCTATACACCATATTTGGACAACACTTCCAGCGGAGGCTCATGGGAATATTTTTCCCAGCAAA ACATCGGAAAAGCTTGGTGACACGTAATAGCCATACGGTCATTTTGAGAAGCAAGATTAATACGCCCACTGGCGATCGGCGTCGGCATAACAGCGCCTCAAATCAACGGTGTTTGGACGTTGAGGTACACGTGGAGAAAAAAGAAGATCACAGCCTCTCAACGTCGGCAGAGGCAGACGCGCACAGACGTATTCATATAGAGGACACTCCTGTCTGA